A genome region from Sebastes umbrosus isolate fSebUmb1 chromosome 22, fSebUmb1.pri, whole genome shotgun sequence includes the following:
- the LOC119482023 gene encoding basic proline-rich protein-like isoform X2: protein MRRISIQSFVLSFHRSKSPPIKPTTPKQHRKEPTTPGIPPEQEATTPGSPPEQEATTPGSPLEQEAATPGIPPELEATTPGSPPEQEATTPGSPLEQGAATPGNPPEQELTTPGSPPEQEPTTPGNPPEQEVTTPGIPPELEATTPGSPPELGPKTPGSPSELGPTTPGSPPVQEATTPGSPPEQEATTPGSPPELGPKTPGSPPELGPTTPGSPPELGPTTPGSPPELGLASRDDTSAFKLNVSKCCFKFFHMRLRLKNIKGYRKLHPKCPIQGIIFVTTNGHEICVNPHDEWVKKLVRAIDEK, encoded by the exons ATGAGGAGGATCAGTATTCAGAGTTTTGTATTGAGCTTCCACCGGTCAAAATCCCCTCCAATAAAACCAACAACACCAAAACAACATCGCAAG GAACCGACGACTCCTGGTATTCCTCCTGAACAGGAAGCGACGACTCCGGGTAGTCCTCCTGAACAGGAAGCGACGACTCCGGGTAGTCCTCTTGAACAGGAAGCGGCGACTCCGGGTATTCCTCCTGAACTGGAAGCGACGACTCCGGGTAGTCCTCCTGAACAGGAAGCGACGACTCCGGGTAGTCCTCTTGAACAGGGAGCGGCGACTCCGGGTAATCCTCCTGAACAGGAACTTACAACTCCGGGTAGTCCTCCTGAACAGGAACCGACGACTCCGGGTAATCCTCCTGAACAGGAAGTGACGACTCCAGGTATTCCTCCTGAACTGGAAGCGACGACTCCGGGTAGTCCTCCTGAACTGGGACCGAAGACTCCGGGTAGTCCTTCTGAACTGGGACCGACGACTCCAGGTAGTCCTCCTGTACAGGAAGCGACGACTCCGGGTAGTCCTCCTGAACAGGAAGCGACGACTCCGGGTAGTCCTCCTGAACTGGGACCGAAGACTCCGGGTAGTCCTCCTGAACTGGGACCGACGACTCCAGGTAGTCCTCCTGAACTAGGACCGACGACTCCAGGTAGTCCTCCTGAACTGGGACTGGCCTCCAGAGACGACACTTCAGCCTTTAAGTTGAATGTTTCCAAATGCTGCTTTAAATTTTTCCACATGAGACTACGTCTAAAAAACATAAAGGGATACAGAAAATTACACCCCAAGTGCCCTATTCAAGGCATTAT ATTCGTTACAACCAATGGCCACGAGATCTGTGTTAATCCACATGATGAATGGGTTAAGAAACTTGTGAGAGCCattgatgaaaaatga
- the LOC119482023 gene encoding basic proline-rich protein-like isoform X1, translating to MGWTVQVFVALLNIVWIIFFLTPEPFSVFVQRRSTNEEDQYSEFCIELPPVKIPSNKTNNTKTTSQGSPPEQEPTTPGIPPEQEATTPGSPPEQEATTPGSPLEQEAATPGIPPELEATTPGSPPEQEATTPGSPLEQGAATPGNPPEQELTTPGSPPEQEPTTPGNPPEQEVTTPGIPPELEATTPGSPPELGPKTPGSPSELGPTTPGSPPVQEATTPGSPPEQEATTPGSPPELGPKTPGSPPELGPTTPGSPPELGPTTPGSPPELGLASRDDTSAFKLNVSKCCFKFFHMRLRLKNIKGYRKLHPKCPIQGIIFVTTNGHEICVNPHDEWVKKLVRAIDEK from the exons ATGGGGTGGACTGTCCAGGTCTTTGTGGCTCTCCTGAACATTGTATGGATTATCTTCTTTTTAACACCCGAACCGTTCTCAG TGTTCGTACAGAGAAGAAGCACTAATGAGGAGGATCAGTATTCAGAGTTTTGTATTGAGCTTCCACCGGTCAAAATCCCCTCCAATAAAACCAACAACACCAAAACAACATCGCAAG GTAGTCCTCCTGAACAGGAACCGACGACTCCTGGTATTCCTCCTGAACAGGAAGCGACGACTCCGGGTAGTCCTCCTGAACAGGAAGCGACGACTCCGGGTAGTCCTCTTGAACAGGAAGCGGCGACTCCGGGTATTCCTCCTGAACTGGAAGCGACGACTCCGGGTAGTCCTCCTGAACAGGAAGCGACGACTCCGGGTAGTCCTCTTGAACAGGGAGCGGCGACTCCGGGTAATCCTCCTGAACAGGAACTTACAACTCCGGGTAGTCCTCCTGAACAGGAACCGACGACTCCGGGTAATCCTCCTGAACAGGAAGTGACGACTCCAGGTATTCCTCCTGAACTGGAAGCGACGACTCCGGGTAGTCCTCCTGAACTGGGACCGAAGACTCCGGGTAGTCCTTCTGAACTGGGACCGACGACTCCAGGTAGTCCTCCTGTACAGGAAGCGACGACTCCGGGTAGTCCTCCTGAACAGGAAGCGACGACTCCGGGTAGTCCTCCTGAACTGGGACCGAAGACTCCGGGTAGTCCTCCTGAACTGGGACCGACGACTCCAGGTAGTCCTCCTGAACTAGGACCGACGACTCCAGGTAGTCCTCCTGAACTGGGACTGGCCTCCAGAGACGACACTTCAGCCTTTAAGTTGAATGTTTCCAAATGCTGCTTTAAATTTTTCCACATGAGACTACGTCTAAAAAACATAAAGGGATACAGAAAATTACACCCCAAGTGCCCTATTCAAGGCATTAT ATTCGTTACAACCAATGGCCACGAGATCTGTGTTAATCCACATGATGAATGGGTTAAGAAACTTGTGAGAGCCattgatgaaaaatga
- the LOC119481625 gene encoding C-C motif chemokine 3-like — protein sequence MRTSHILLLCILGYTLLATVLCINGIGPDDCCFEHYTRTVDKRLIRSYIVTDRRCPKTAVVLLTKRSRRICVDPNRSWVKSIMGMVDKRTF from the exons atgaGGACCAGCCACATCCTCCTGCTGTGCATCCTGGGATATACTCTGCTCGCCACGGTGCTCTGCATTA atgGAATCGGTCCTGACGACTGCTGCTTCGAACATTACACGAGAACAGTGGACAAAAGACTCATCCGCTCGTATATCGTGACTGATCGCCGATGCCCCAAGACTGCAGTCGT TCTGTTAACGAAAAGGTCTCGTCGCATCTGCGTGGATCCGAATCGCTCCTGGGTTAAGAGCATCATGGGAATGGTGGACAAGAGGACCTTTTGA